A stretch of the Actinomyces qiguomingii genome encodes the following:
- a CDS encoding bifunctional methylenetetrahydrofolate dehydrogenase/methenyltetrahydrofolate cyclohydrolase — protein MRAPWSGPARVLDGKATAAALKTELAGRVAALRERGITPGLGTVLVGEDPGSVKYVAGKHADCAEVGIESIRVDLPATATQAEIEAAIDRLNADPACTGYIVQLPLPAGIDTNAILERVDPDKDADGLHPTNLGRLVLRGTGPITSPLPCTPRACIELITRHGIDLAGKNVCVIGRGVTVGRSIGLLLMRKDVNATVDVCHTGTRDLAEHVRRADVVIAAAGSAGIITADMVAPGAVVLDVGVSRVVNPDTGKGRIMGDVADGVDQVAAWLSPNPGGVGPMTRALLLANVVEIAERDAVD, from the coding sequence GGCGCGTGGCCGCCCTGCGTGAGCGTGGCATCACCCCCGGTCTGGGCACGGTGCTGGTTGGCGAGGACCCCGGCAGCGTGAAGTACGTGGCCGGCAAGCACGCCGACTGCGCCGAGGTCGGCATCGAGTCGATCCGCGTGGACCTGCCCGCCACCGCCACGCAGGCCGAGATCGAGGCCGCCATTGACCGCCTCAACGCCGATCCCGCCTGCACCGGCTACATCGTCCAGCTGCCGCTGCCCGCCGGCATCGACACCAACGCCATCCTAGAGCGCGTCGACCCCGACAAGGACGCCGACGGCCTGCACCCCACGAACCTCGGCCGCCTGGTGCTGCGCGGCACCGGTCCGATCACCTCGCCGCTGCCGTGCACGCCGCGCGCCTGCATCGAGCTGATCACCCGCCACGGCATCGACCTGGCCGGCAAGAACGTGTGCGTCATCGGCCGCGGCGTCACCGTGGGCCGCTCCATCGGCCTGCTGCTGATGCGCAAGGACGTCAACGCCACCGTCGACGTCTGCCACACCGGCACCCGGGACCTGGCCGAGCACGTGCGCCGCGCCGATGTCGTCATCGCCGCCGCCGGCTCGGCCGGCATCATCACCGCCGATATGGTCGCGCCCGGAGCGGTGGTGCTGGATGTGGGGGTCTCCCGCGTCGTTAACCCGGACACCGGCAAGGGCCGCATCATGGGTGACGTCGCCGACGGCGTCGACCAGGTGGCCGCCTGGCTGTCCCCGAACCCCGGGGGAGTCGGCCCGATGACGCGTGCGCTGCTGCTGGCCAACGTCGTCGAGATCGCCGAGCGCGACGCCGTCGACTGA